In a genomic window of Ascaphus truei isolate aAscTru1 unplaced genomic scaffold, aAscTru1.hap1 HAP1_SCAFFOLD_537, whole genome shotgun sequence:
- the LOC142485097 gene encoding uncharacterized protein LOC142485097 — protein METYSWKHGNVIQHRIHTGKTSYICFDCGKSFSKKSHLIAHQIIHTGVRPYHCSECEKSFSQKSVLVRHQRLHTGVKPYNCSECEKSFSQKSNLVSHQRVHTGVRPYNCSECGKSFSDKSHFVTHQRIHTGVKPYTCSECEKSFTDKSSLVTHQRVHTGETPYNCSECEKIFSDKSHLVRHQRIHTGVTPYNCSECGKSFSRKSSLIAHHIIHTGVKPYNCSECGKSFSNKSHLVRHQRIHTGVKPITALNMREPLVKIKSFQTQKEFTL, from the coding sequence ATGGAAACCTATAGTTGGAAACATGGTAATGTTATACAGCACAGAATCCACACGGGGAAAACATCCTATATCTGCTTTgactgtgggaaaagcttcagtaagAAATCACATCTTATTGCACACCAAATTATCCACACAGGAGTGAGACCCTATCAttgctctgaatgtgagaaaagcttcagtcagaaatcagttcttgttagacaccaaagactccacacaggggtgaagccttataactgctctgaatgtgagaaaagcttcagtcagaaatcAAATCTTGTTTCACACCAGAGagtccacacaggggtgagaccaTATAACTGCTCCGAATGTGGCAAAAGCTTCAGTGATAAATCACattttgttacacaccaaagaatccacacaggggtgaagcccTATACCTGCTCTGAATGTGAAAAAAGCTTCACTGATAAATCAAGTCTGGTTACACACCAAAGAGTCCACACAGGTGAgacaccctataactgctctgaatgtgagaaaatATTCAGTGATAAATCACATCTTGTTAGAcatcaaagaatccacacaggggtgacaccgtataactgctctgaatgtgggaaaagcttcagtcgtaAATCAAGTCTTATTGCACATCAcataatccacacaggggtgaagccctataactgttctgaatgtgggaaaagtttcAGTAATAAATCACATCTTGTTAGAcatcaaagaatccacacaggggtgaaaccTATAACTGCCCTGAATATGAGAGAACCTTTAGTCAAAATAAAATCTTTTCAAACACAGAAAGAATTCACTTTGTGA